The Pantoea phytobeneficialis genome has a segment encoding these proteins:
- a CDS encoding TetR/AcrR family transcriptional regulator, with amino-acid sequence MEKLSHKARTRQRILDEAAKVMRECGTESIGVASLMKRVGLTHGGFYAHFASREALVEAVIEQMFADSAQRIAAIVQVEDPAQRLALLIDNYLSDIHRAMPGEGCPLPALASEMAHLPIEARTLFSRRREAVCQRLAEPLQQLGNAQADTLAASILAEMVGAMALARACPDEADANDILAASRQSVKQRAGLVLA; translated from the coding sequence ATGGAAAAACTGAGCCACAAAGCGCGTACGCGTCAACGCATTCTGGATGAGGCGGCCAAAGTGATGCGTGAGTGTGGTACTGAGAGCATTGGCGTGGCGTCGTTAATGAAGCGTGTCGGTTTGACGCACGGTGGTTTCTATGCCCATTTCGCGTCGCGTGAAGCATTGGTTGAGGCGGTGATTGAACAAATGTTTGCTGACTCTGCGCAACGTATTGCCGCGATTGTGCAGGTCGAGGACCCGGCTCAGCGCCTGGCATTGCTAATTGATAATTATCTCTCTGATATCCATCGTGCGATGCCGGGTGAAGGTTGCCCACTGCCCGCGCTTGCCAGTGAAATGGCGCATTTGCCAATCGAGGCGCGTACGTTGTTTTCCCGACGGCGTGAAGCGGTTTGCCAGCGTCTGGCGGAACCTTTGCAGCAGTTGGGTAATGCTCAGGCCGACACCCTTGCTGCCAGCATACTGGCCGAGATGGTGGGAGCGATGGCGCTGGCGCGCGCCTGTCCGGATGAAGCCGACGCGAACGATATTTTGGCTGCCAGCCGTCAGTCAGTGAAGCAACGCGCCGGGTTGGTGTTGGCATGA
- a CDS encoding N-6 DNA methylase, whose product MSISSVIKSLQDIMRKDAGVDGDAQRLGQLSWLLFLKIFDTQEEELELEQDNYQLPIPKRYLWRTWAANSEGITGDSLLEFINDDLFPTLKDLTAPVDKNPRGYVVKQAFSDAYNYMKNGTLLRQVINKLNEIDFSSSTERHLFGDIYEQILRDLQSAGNAGEFYTPRAVTRFMVNRIDPKLGESIMDPACGTGGFLACAFDHVKDNYVKNTADHQTLQQQIFGVEKKQLPHLLCTTNMLLHGIEVPVQIRHGNTLNKPLSSWDEQIDVIVTNPPFGGTEEDGIEKNFPAEMQTRETADLFLQLIIEVLANKGRAAVVLPDGTLFGEGVKTKIKKLLTEECNLHTIVRLPNGVFNPYTGIKTNILFFTKGQPTKDIWFYEHPYPEGVKNYSKTKPMKFEEFQTEIDWWGNEADGFASRVETNQAWKVGIDEIIARNFNLDIKNPYQGEVVSHDPDELLAQYQQQQTEISQLRNQLRDILGAALAGKEAN is encoded by the coding sequence ATGTCTATCAGCTCCGTTATCAAATCCCTTCAGGACATCATGCGCAAAGACGCGGGGGTTGACGGCGATGCCCAACGCCTGGGCCAACTGTCCTGGCTGCTATTTCTGAAAATCTTTGATACCCAGGAAGAAGAGTTAGAACTGGAGCAGGATAACTACCAGTTGCCTATCCCGAAGCGCTACCTCTGGCGCACCTGGGCCGCCAACAGCGAAGGGATCACCGGCGACAGCCTGCTGGAGTTTATCAATGATGACCTGTTCCCAACCCTTAAAGATCTCACTGCCCCGGTGGATAAAAACCCGCGTGGCTATGTGGTGAAACAGGCGTTTAGCGATGCCTACAACTACATGAAAAACGGCACTCTGCTGCGCCAGGTGATTAACAAGCTGAATGAAATCGACTTTAGCAGTAGCACCGAACGTCATCTGTTTGGCGACATCTATGAACAGATTCTGCGTGATCTGCAAAGCGCCGGTAACGCCGGTGAGTTTTATACCCCGCGTGCCGTCACCCGTTTTATGGTGAACCGCATTGACCCGAAACTGGGTGAGTCGATTATGGACCCCGCCTGCGGCACCGGCGGCTTCCTGGCCTGCGCTTTTGACCACGTAAAAGATAACTACGTCAAAAACACCGCGGATCATCAGACGCTGCAACAGCAGATTTTCGGCGTTGAGAAGAAACAACTGCCGCACCTGTTGTGCACCACCAATATGTTGCTGCACGGCATTGAGGTGCCGGTACAAATCCGTCATGGCAATACGCTGAACAAACCGCTGTCATCCTGGGATGAGCAGATTGATGTCATTGTCACCAACCCGCCATTTGGTGGTACAGAAGAAGACGGTATTGAGAAGAACTTCCCAGCGGAAATGCAAACGCGTGAAACCGCTGATCTGTTCCTGCAACTGATTATTGAAGTGCTGGCAAATAAAGGCCGTGCGGCCGTAGTCCTGCCTGACGGCACGCTTTTTGGCGAAGGCGTTAAAACTAAAATCAAAAAACTGCTGACCGAAGAGTGCAACCTACACACCATTGTGCGGTTACCCAACGGCGTGTTTAACCCGTATACCGGCATTAAAACCAATATCCTGTTCTTCACCAAAGGTCAGCCGACCAAAGATATCTGGTTCTATGAACACCCGTATCCAGAAGGTGTGAAAAACTACAGCAAAACCAAACCGATGAAGTTTGAAGAGTTCCAGACTGAGATCGACTGGTGGGGCAACGAAGCCGACGGTTTTGCCAGCCGAGTTGAAACCAATCAGGCGTGGAAAGTTGGCATCGATGAGATTATTGCCCGCAATTTTAACCTAGATATCAAAAACCCGTATCAGGGTGAAGTCGTTAGTCACGACCCGGACGAACTGCTTGCTCAGTACCAACAGCAGCAAACCGAGATTAGCCAACTGCGCAACCAACTGCGTGATATCCTCGGTGCCGCGCTTGCGGGTAAGGAGGCCAACTGA
- a CDS encoding SDR family NAD(P)-dependent oxidoreductase, with amino-acid sequence MSSSQLALITGASSGIGATYAKQLAARGYNLILVARDAARLNALAQSLRESAGVEVSVVPADLTKTQDLQRIEQEIRDNHQITLLLNNAGMSVEGEFIDADIERIQTMLALNIVAPTQLAHVAAQAFRARGHGTIINIASVLALIHERFNGAYDATKSFVLTLTRAMQRELADSGVHVQAVLPGATRTEIFDRSGTPITTFPAEMLMEVEDLVSAALSGLDAGESVTIPSLENTGLWQEFDNARIALQPYLSLNKPASRYQQA; translated from the coding sequence ATGTCATCATCTCAACTGGCTTTGATCACCGGCGCATCCAGCGGTATTGGCGCAACCTACGCAAAACAACTGGCCGCTCGCGGTTACAACCTGATTCTGGTGGCACGCGATGCTGCCCGCCTTAACGCGCTGGCGCAGAGCTTGCGAGAATCAGCAGGCGTGGAAGTCTCCGTAGTCCCGGCAGACCTCACCAAAACGCAGGATTTGCAGCGCATTGAACAAGAAATTCGTGACAACCACCAAATCACTTTGCTGCTGAATAACGCAGGAATGAGCGTAGAGGGTGAATTTATTGATGCGGATATCGAACGTATTCAAACCATGCTGGCGTTGAATATTGTCGCACCAACCCAATTAGCTCATGTCGCGGCCCAGGCTTTTCGTGCGCGCGGCCATGGCACCATCATTAATATTGCTTCCGTGCTGGCGTTGATCCATGAGCGCTTTAACGGCGCATACGACGCGACGAAATCCTTTGTTTTGACACTAACGCGCGCCATGCAGCGTGAGCTGGCTGATAGCGGAGTCCACGTCCAGGCTGTCCTGCCCGGTGCAACGCGTACCGAAATTTTTGATCGTTCAGGCACCCCAATTACGACATTCCCGGCAGAAATGCTGATGGAAGTGGAAGATCTGGTGAGTGCCGCGCTGAGTGGACTGGATGCTGGTGAGTCGGTCACCATCCCGTCGCTGGAAAACACTGGGCTATGGCAGGAATTCGATAACGCCCGGATAGCGTTGCAACCTTATTTGTCGCTGAACAAACCGGCATCACGTTATCAGCAGGCATAA
- the hsdR gene encoding EcoAI/FtnUII family type I restriction enzme subunit R, translated as MAGVNKAQLTETDIITKFILPAIKDAGWDVMAQIRQEVKLRDGKVVVRGKLAARLAVKSADIVLYHKPGLPLAVIEAKANKHEVGKGMQQGLGYASLLDVPFIFASNGDGFIFHDKTNPSQLESEIALHDFPTPAELWHKFCIWKGYTSEQLPVITQDYFDDGSGKAPRYYQLQAVNKTIEAVSAGAKRVLLVMATGTGKTYTAFQIIWRLWKAKNKKRILFLADRNILVDQSKNNDFQPFGSAMTKVTGRTIDPAFEIHLALYQAITGPEESQKAYKQVAPDFFDLIVIDECHRGSASEDSSWREILEYFGNATQVGLTATPKETDDVSSTDYFGDAVYTYSLKEGIEDGFLAPYKVVRVDIDVDLQGWRPTKGQIDKNGEQIEDRIYNQKDFDRTMVIDERTLLVAQTITDYLKRTNPMDKTIVFCNDIDHADRMRRALVNLNPEQVARNEKYVMKITGDDDEGKAQLDNFINPKKAYPVIATTSELMSTGVDAKTCKLVVLDQNIQSMTKFKQIIGRGTRIDEKYGKLWFTILDFKKATELFADERFDGVPEKVIRTTSEEITDPESDFDEELADETPPEEAGNAVTALEEEAAEYGVTPDDEPTVFVEDDEHKIRKFHVSGVSVKVLAKRVQYYDADGKLVTESFQDYTRKTLIKSYASLDEFTSKWQGSARKQAIIEELEQEGILWEVLAEEVGKDLDPFDLLCHVVYGQPALTRQERAANVRKRNYFTKYAEPAQRVLSALLDKYADEGVKEIEDIQVLKLKPFDTLGRPLEIIKSSFGDKQAYENAVNELENEIYQLPPRSA; from the coding sequence ATGGCTGGCGTGAACAAAGCTCAACTGACTGAAACCGATATCATCACCAAATTTATCCTTCCGGCTATCAAAGATGCGGGCTGGGATGTCATGGCCCAGATCCGCCAGGAAGTTAAACTGCGCGATGGCAAGGTCGTGGTGCGTGGGAAACTGGCGGCCCGTCTCGCGGTCAAATCAGCAGATATTGTGCTTTACCATAAGCCAGGGTTACCGTTAGCGGTCATTGAAGCCAAGGCTAATAAGCATGAAGTCGGCAAAGGCATGCAGCAGGGGTTAGGCTATGCCTCACTGCTTGACGTTCCATTTATTTTTGCTTCCAATGGTGACGGTTTTATCTTTCACGATAAAACCAATCCATCACAGCTCGAGTCGGAGATCGCCTTACATGATTTCCCAACACCTGCTGAGCTGTGGCACAAATTCTGTATCTGGAAAGGTTATACCTCAGAGCAGCTCCCGGTCATTACTCAGGATTACTTCGATGATGGCAGCGGTAAAGCCCCCCGTTATTATCAGCTCCAGGCCGTAAATAAAACCATTGAAGCCGTGTCTGCTGGCGCGAAACGTGTATTGCTGGTAATGGCGACAGGGACAGGAAAAACCTACACCGCGTTTCAGATCATCTGGCGGTTGTGGAAGGCAAAAAACAAGAAACGTATTCTCTTTCTTGCTGACCGCAATATTCTCGTAGACCAGAGCAAGAATAACGACTTTCAACCCTTCGGTAGCGCAATGACCAAAGTGACGGGCCGCACCATTGATCCGGCTTTTGAAATCCACCTTGCGCTATACCAGGCCATCACCGGACCAGAAGAGTCACAGAAAGCCTATAAACAGGTTGCTCCCGATTTCTTCGACCTGATTGTCATCGATGAGTGCCATCGCGGCAGTGCTTCTGAAGACAGTTCATGGCGTGAAATTCTCGAATATTTTGGCAACGCCACGCAGGTGGGCCTCACTGCGACCCCTAAGGAGACGGATGATGTCTCCAGCACCGACTATTTTGGCGACGCGGTATATACCTATTCGCTTAAAGAAGGCATCGAGGATGGCTTTCTTGCTCCCTACAAAGTGGTGCGCGTGGATATTGATGTCGACCTACAGGGCTGGCGGCCAACCAAGGGGCAGATTGATAAAAACGGCGAGCAGATTGAAGACCGGATCTACAATCAAAAAGATTTCGACCGCACAATGGTGATTGACGAGCGCACCCTGCTGGTGGCGCAAACCATTACTGACTATCTGAAGCGCACCAACCCAATGGATAAAACCATTGTTTTCTGTAACGACATCGATCACGCCGACCGAATGCGCCGCGCCCTGGTTAATCTGAATCCCGAACAAGTCGCCAGGAATGAAAAGTATGTGATGAAAATCACCGGCGATGATGATGAGGGTAAAGCTCAGCTGGATAACTTTATTAATCCCAAAAAAGCCTATCCGGTGATTGCAACCACGTCTGAGCTGATGAGTACGGGGGTTGATGCCAAGACCTGTAAGCTGGTGGTACTGGATCAAAATATTCAGTCGATGACCAAGTTCAAGCAGATTATTGGCCGTGGCACGCGTATTGACGAGAAGTATGGCAAATTGTGGTTCACTATCCTCGACTTTAAAAAAGCCACTGAATTATTTGCCGATGAACGTTTTGATGGCGTCCCTGAAAAGGTCATCCGCACCACTTCAGAAGAGATCACTGACCCTGAATCAGATTTCGACGAGGAACTGGCAGATGAAACACCTCCAGAAGAAGCAGGCAATGCCGTAACGGCGCTGGAAGAAGAAGCGGCAGAATACGGCGTAACACCAGACGACGAACCAACCGTATTTGTCGAAGACGATGAGCATAAAATCCGCAAATTCCACGTCAGCGGCGTTTCGGTTAAGGTGCTGGCTAAGCGCGTGCAGTATTACGATGCCGACGGAAAGCTGGTCACCGAATCTTTCCAGGACTACACCCGCAAAACCCTGATAAAATCCTACGCCTCACTCGATGAGTTCACCTCAAAGTGGCAAGGCAGCGCGCGCAAGCAGGCAATCATCGAGGAGCTTGAGCAAGAGGGGATTCTCTGGGAAGTTTTGGCTGAAGAAGTGGGCAAAGATCTCGACCCATTCGATTTACTCTGCCATGTGGTTTACGGTCAGCCAGCGTTGACTCGCCAGGAGCGGGCAGCGAACGTGCGTAAACGCAACTACTTCACCAAATACGCAGAGCCAGCACAACGGGTACTCAGCGCCCTGCTCGATAAGTATGCCGATGAAGGCGTCAAAGAGATTGAGGATATTCAGGTACTTAAACTGAAACCCTTCGATACCCTTGGGCGTCCACTTGAGATCATCAAAAGCAGCTTTGGCGACAAACAAGCTTATGAAAATGCCGTGAACGAACTGGAAAACGAAATCTACCAGTTGCCGCCGCGCTCCGCCTGA
- the mug gene encoding G/U mismatch-specific DNA glycosylase — translation MSEHNIRDIIAPHLQVLFCGINPGQSSAHTGFHFAHPGNRFWKVIHLAGFTHEQLKPEQEQRLLETGCGITMLVERPTVQATELAGDELRDGGSRLQEKVLRYQPRALAVLGKDAFQRAFRQRKVEWGEQPQMLGATRLWVLPNPSGLNRASLEEMAAAYRQLYEGLQLF, via the coding sequence ATGAGTGAACACAACATTCGCGACATCATCGCTCCGCATTTGCAGGTGTTGTTTTGCGGCATCAATCCAGGCCAATCCTCAGCGCACACCGGTTTCCATTTTGCACATCCGGGTAATCGCTTCTGGAAGGTGATTCATCTGGCAGGATTTACCCATGAGCAACTCAAGCCGGAACAGGAGCAACGTTTACTGGAAACGGGTTGTGGCATCACCATGTTGGTGGAGCGTCCTACCGTACAGGCCACAGAACTGGCGGGTGATGAGCTGCGCGATGGCGGCAGTCGATTGCAGGAAAAGGTGCTGCGTTACCAGCCGCGTGCATTGGCGGTGCTGGGCAAAGATGCCTTCCAGCGCGCATTTCGCCAGCGTAAGGTGGAGTGGGGCGAGCAGCCGCAAATGCTCGGTGCTACCCGGTTGTGGGTGCTGCCCAACCCGAGCGGCCTGAATCGCGCTTCGCTGGAGGAGATGGCTGCCGCCTATCGCCAGCTATATGAAGGATTACAGTTGTTCTGA